TGACATCTCCCCGGGAGGAGCAGCAGCTCCTGGCCAGCACCTCCAAGGTGAGGCCCCTGAGCCTTGTAGGGTGGAGACTGAGGGCCTCTTTCTGCAGCCTGACCcccatccttttccatgctctctCCCCCAACAGCCGGTGGTGAAGCTTCTGCACAACCGCAGTAACAACAAGTACTCGTACACCAGGTGACCGCCCCCTGGGGGGTGTGCCGGGTGGAATCCTGGGACCCAGCACGGCCCTGCCCTTGGCCCAAGGGGCGGGCCGCCACATAGACTAAAGAATGCCTGCCTGAGTGcagatcccagctctgcctgCCACTCTTCCACTGGGCAGGTCATTTTcacttctgagcttcagttttatcAGTGGTAACCTGGGGTCcaggtgaggattaaatgataatGGCCAGCATTTAATAAGCACTTATTTTACAACAGGCATTGCggtaagcacctactatgtataggtagtccccaacttaggaCGGGGTTTGGTTCCCATAACTCCCTATAAGTTGATAATGATGTAagttgaattcctttttttttctttagtttttagtattattgccttttattatcagtatctttataaattcgatctttatttgtctttgggggttggaaacattacatataagctTACAGCTTCAATGTCAGCGTTTCCTGCTTCTCCAGTTACACTCACGTGAGTTATGTaagccaagaaaacaaaacaacaacaacaaaagagggcagttgtactcaagtatgttgtaagttggggactacctgtattacaTATAACCCTCACAGTTGTTTGAGGTGGGTTCTGCTCTGATCTCCAGTTTACAGACAGGAGGTTGAGAGGTGAGATAACATGCCTAGGGTCACTCTGTTAAAAAGTAGTAGCGCCAGGACGTCAGGCAGCCTGCTCTGGAGGCTGCATGCGTGGCCGCTTTGCTGTGCTGGAATTTGCTCCACAAATGCTGCGTCCCATCTGAGGTCCGCTTAGTCTGGCTTTGGGATGGAGGGAGCTAGCTCCCTGCCAGACATCAAACCCCTGGGCAGGACCAGAGTGCAGGGAGCCTGGTCCTTTATCCCTGGCGGggtgggggatggagggaggagaaTCAGTCATGCTGAGGCTCCTGGCCCCCTGGTCCTTAGCACTTCAGATGACAACCTCCTTAAGAACATCGAGCTGTTTGACAAACTGGCCCTGCGCTTCCACGGGCGGCTGCTCTTCCTCAAGGATGTACTGGGGGATGAAATCTGCTGCTGGTCTTTCTACGGGCAGGGCCGCAAAATCGCCGAGGTGTGCTGCACCTCCATTGTCTATGCCACGGAGAAGAAGCAGACCAAGGTCAGAAGGGATTCAGGGtgtggggggcaggggggtggTGTGTGGGCCGGACCAGGACCCTGGACAAAGGCAGCTCAGCAGATCAGGCCAGAGAAAGTCCGTCCCTGGGAGCCAGGAGCTGGGACTATGGGGTCttggctgtgtaaccttgggcaagtcaccttaACCTCTGAGGCTCTCCATTTCTCTGTGAAATGAGGATGCTGGAGTACAGTGGGCTCTTAATGTGGGGCCGGCCATTGGATGAGTTTCAGGGCTATCTGCAGGCCCCTGGAACAGTATGCAGGTTTGGGAGCATGTGCATTTTTCTGTGTAGCGAGTCTACAGTCGTTGTTAGAATCTGAGAAAGATCCACAACCCCAAATAAGGTCTTAAAACCTCAGGGCCAGATGGGCTCTTAGAACACTGTCTGGCTTTGTAGTCCTGAGTCATTAACATGGCATTTATCAGCAAATACctcctgagcacctactctgtgcacAGCACTGCACCAGGCCAGGCCAACAAGGGTGAAAAAGTGCCAAGTCAAGCGCAAGCCTTGTGTCATCCGGTTCCCACAGATCTCACCAGTCTGGTCCCTTCTGACCTTGATATGAGGGAAGTGCCTTAGATGCATCAAAGTTCTTGCAAGTGTCTAAGACCCCATGCTATTCATACCTCTCTGCTTTTGCACACTCTATTCCTTcttgaaattctttttctttgtcccTGTCTGCCTAATGAAGTTGAATTTAATCTTTAAAACCCAAGCCAAGCATCACTTTCTTTTGGACACCTTTGCTTATGAACTTTTAACCTAACAACCCAGACCAAGTTGGTCACTCCCTTCTTGGCCAGACACAGTGTTTATTGTAGTCTGTCTGGTTGCTTCAGCAGCAGGGTGTTTGCTCCTTGTGGGCAGGGCTTTGTCTTCTTCTTTCTCATCTCCCTAGAACTAACCCAGCCCCTGTCACACAGTGGGAGCTAGGAGGCATTTATTGAATGCATGCATGAATAAGTGAACAACCCAGCTTCCAAGAAGCTTCCTCTGTAATTGGGGATTCAGGAAGATAAGCCAGTAGTTAGAATACAGCTGGTTAAGAGCTGTGTTCATTACATCCTTCCAAAGCCTCACAATGGGGGAGCCCCCCCAccaccttttttatttcttcctttctactcTCCCTCTATTGGCCTCCCTGCTGGTCTTCAAATAACACACTAAGCACACTcctgccaaaccaaaaccaaacccactgccgtcgagtcaattccgactcatagcgaccctataggacagagtagaactgccccatagagtttccaaggagcgcctggcagatttgaactgccagcctcttggttagcagccgtagcacttaaccactacgccaccagggtttccacactctTGCCACAGAGCTTTTATACTGTTGCCTCTTCCCAAAAGGCTCTTCTCTAGCTTTCCACCTGGCTCGCTCCTTCCCTTCCTTGGGTCTCTGGTCAAATGTTACCTCAGGGAGGCCTTCCAGCCCTGACCATCCTCATCCCCTTcccctgccacatttttctccatacCATTTATCATCTGACTTAGTATGTATTTCATCAAGTGTGTGTCTGAGTCCTCCTCCTAGAATATAAACTTCCTGAGGACAggagttttgtctgttttgttcactgttgtatttccagtgcctagaacagcacCCGGCACAGTGTagtcactcagtaaatatttgccaaGTGAAAGAGTATACCAAGAAACTTGGCAGCAAATAACTCGGCTTGACTTCAGAGCTGGGCCTTGaagtgcaagtatgactttgcaGAGTAAAGAAATTGCAGAGGACGGTCCAGGCCAAAGGACCTGTAACTGCAAAGGGTAGGAGGTGTGCCAGTGTGCAAATGGCTGGAGGGGGATGGCTCTGTGTGACTGGACCAGAGGGTAGCTGGGGGTTGCTGGCCTTTTACAGGTGGAATTCCCAGAGGCCCGGATCTTTGAGGAGACCTTGAACATCCTGATCTACGAGACTCCCCGGGACCCAGACCCGGCCCTCCTGGAGGCCATAGGGGGTGCAGCTGGAGGTGGCGGGGCAGGCCGAGGGGAAGATGAGGACAACCGAGAGCACCGTGTCCGCAGGATCCATGTCCGGCGCCACATCACCCATGACGAGCGTCCTCATGGCCAACAAATTGTCTTCAAGGACTGACCTCTAAGCCCTCTCCCTGCCTTCTGCCTccagtccttccttctctttccctcttgTTCCAGACCTTTGCCCCGGCTCTGCTGGCCAAGTCGTGGGTCTCCCTTTTGTCCCTTCATTGCATGGTACAGTTTACTTGGGTCCTTTCCATTCGTTCCCACCTCATTGCTAACAACACGGTACATTCCAGACCCTCCCCTCAGGGCCCTTCAGAAGGCTGACATTTGTCCCCTCACCCCCATTCTTGTCCTGCTATCTTCCCCCCACTAGCTGGGTTAGAATTATTTGTAattctcattctctttttttaGTACACTGTACATGCCAGAGTGTCAGCCCAGCCCTGGATAACGCCCACCACCTTCTGAGCCGCCTTTCCACCTCTGTGCAGGGTAGTTTGCCTCCCCCTCCTTCTCCACCAGTTCTCCCCACTTCCTTGGCTTTGTACTAGGCCGGCCTGGGCCTGTACCAGCTCAGCTATCTTCTCAATCTGTTTcatattatttattgttttaattttctattaaatTATTGGAATAAAGTTGAAGTGAGGGTCTGGTGCTGGCTCCTAGGGAAAGGGACAGGAAGACGGTTCATGTTAAAGAGCTACCTGGCTATTTACATGGGCGAAGACACAAGCCCCTGCCCTAGGCCTCTCCCTGGGCCTGGTtgcagagaaggaaggagtcaggAGCTGGGAGAGGATTCAAAATCTGTATTTCGTGCTTGCTGGCCAGTTCTGGTCCCCACCCTCAGGGTTCACCCCACCCCTGCAGTGGCTACCACTCAAGCCATCCTTGAGTGCAGCATCTCTCCAGCCCGGGTGTCTGAAGGAAACACCTCCCTTCAAAGGTCTGGTGCAAAGACAAAGTCGAGGGCCTGGCGCTCAGCCCCGGCCACGTTGGGATGCCAAAGGTCCACAATGAAGACCACTCGAGGCCCATCTTCAGGGGATCCTAGGGCACATGGGAATGGAGATAGGAGAGCAGCTGACGTAAGTACTTACATGCCAGGAACACTCACCAAATATTCATAAAAGCAAACACTTAGACAGCaaacatgtgccaggcactgtcctaagccTTTATATGTATTAGCTCTTAATCATCAGAACAAACTatgagatacaaaaaaaaaaaagaaacgcattgccatcaagttgattctgactcatagcgaccctatagagcagagtaggactgccccatagggtttccaaggggtggctggtagattcaaactgctgaccttttggttagcagccgaactcttaaccactgcgccaccagagccccaAACTATGAGGAAGCACCATAATTATGCCCGTTTTATACAAACAACTGAGGcgtagagaggttaagtaacttccccaaggtcacacagctaataagtgccAGAGCTGGGACAGGAACCCAAGTGGTCCAGGCCCAGGGTCCTGTGCTGTGAACCACTTTGCTGTGTACCTACATTAACTTATTTAAGCCTTGCAGTCACCTGATAAAGACGGTGGTTGCTCCATTTCACAGGTGGCTGAAGAGGTTATGTCACTTGTTGAAGGTCATGCAGCTGGAAAACCGTGCCAGGACAGGAAGCCAATTGGGCCTGATCTTGCAGCCCTCTAGCCTACTCCCCTTTCACTCTAGTCCCTCATCGCTCCTAGCGGGATAGGAGCCCCCTTACCGTTATGCGCCACTGTGTGCAGGAAGGAGTCATCCACCAGTAAACAGTGCCCTTCAGCCCAGCACTGGGGCTCGCCACCAACTACCAGCTCACAGCCAGGGGGGATCTTCAGGCCTGTAGGAAGACACCTGGGCATTCAACACCCCTGCTTCTATCCAAGGGGCTTATCCTGTTTTAGTCGATAATCAgatctatatagggtcactatgagtcagaattgactctatgacagtgggtttggtttggttttggagggtCTGTTAAATGCCAGGTTTTGTGGTGACCCCTCCTTGCTCTCTGGAAAGTGACCTGAGTACAATTACAATACTGCACTGGAAGAAAGAAGTGCTAGGAGGCAGTGGAAATGCAGAGGAAAGCTCTGTCTGTTCTGTTTGAGAGAAAAGGGAAGACTTCCTGAAGGAAGTGGAATCTCCTCCTGGGTTCCTGAGCCTACAGTGTGCGAGGCCCTGTCTCCCGGTGGAGGCCTGAGAGATAACTGACTCCATCCTGCCCCCAAGAGGACAGGACACGGTCAAATGCTGTGAGAAAATTGAGCAGCCAACTCAACCGGTGGGGAAAGGAAGGCATCCCAGAGGAGGCGTGGCACTGGAAAATCTGGGTCCTGAAGGCTGAGCAGGAGTTTTCCAGGAGATGATGGGAGAAAGGCGCTCTAGGCTGAGAATACGGCACATGCACAGGCTTCTGCCAGCATCAGCCAGAGGCCTTCATGAGTGCAGCAAGGGATGGGGGAGGACAAATGGGGGAGACGAGGAGAGAAAATATCTCAGGGGAGACAAGGAGAGAAAATATCTGCACTTGATCCCAAAGGCCAGTGTGCCCCAAAGTGTAGGACACATCGAACTAGCAGCACAGACAATGGTTTTAGTCCACACAAGGTCATGGCATTAAGTTACAATCAGGaagttgtttccttcttttcttttttcccacaaTCTTTTAAggcatcaaaaagaaaattactgtttGGTGCTACCACAGCTTTAACACATCACCCAACATTGCTCCTTTTAAAACTTAGAGTGTAGCTGGCTTAGACAAGTGTTGCTTGggaattttttaagtttaaaattgtttttatgagTAGGACAAGCAATACTGATCTACCATTTACAGTTGTACAAAGATTTCTTTTAACTGAATAAGTAGAACAAAAGAGAAGTGGAGCGGATGTGAAGAAACAGGACAGGTGGCTAACGGCCATGGCAAAGTTTACAAAGATGGTTTGCAGATAACTGAAGCTCAGGAAATGCCACTGTGGGCAATACCGGGTCATGGAAGATTGCAGAACCACAGTGGACAGAGCTTTGGTGGCAGAGAGGAGGGCCTGCAGAGGGAATCCTGAAGGCAAAGGAGGTTGTCTGTAGGCAGCGTTTACTTACCCAGATGGCATCTGACCCGGGCATTGGTGGGCCCACAGCGGCTCTCAAGCCGGGCCCCAGGCAGGAGGACAGAAAAGCCAGCATTGCCGAAGGTGTTGGCGCTCATAAAGCTCCGCAGCCCCCTCAGTGCCCTATAGGCCCCTGGGCACCGGCGGCAGTTGCTGGGTTGGCACCTCCCTGATTGGTACAGCAACAGTTGGTAGCACCCAGGGGCCAGGGGCGGGGACCAGCCCCGAGGCAGAGGGGTAGTCCCTGAAAAGTCCCAGCTTACAGCCCCAAAGTCACGCAAAATCGCAGGGAAGCTGCTCTCCAGGAGTTCCACGTCATGCCGCTGGGCATCCCGTGGCACAAAAGGGGCTGAGGGCAGGTCTGGCAGGAAAAGCAGGCCTGGACGCTGAATACCCAGGGCCCCCAGCCCTCCCCCAGGGCCTGGTCCTCCCTGAGTTGCCCGCCTCACCCTGCCCATCCCAGCCCAGGAGTAGCGCCTGGCATAGGCTCGAAGCCGACGGCTCACTAGGCCTTCCGTCCTGCGTCCTTCCCCAGGGTCTCCAGTGCTCCCTGGGCTTGGCCTGCCAGCCTCAGAGCACCCTCCAGGCCCACCACTAACACCACCAGCCCTGCTCCCAGCCCCCAGGGCCTGCATGTCTTGGGAGCCCAGGCGGTAGCAGTACCAGAGGAAAAGAGAAGTGAGGGCTCCAAGGAACAGGGTAAGGGCTGAAGAGGCCAGGGGCAGTGGCCATAGGGGCATGATGGGCAGGGAGGCCCTGGCCAAGAGTTCTGGTGTGTCCCCCAGGCCCGGGTTCCCCTGTCCTCCCAGCTCTCCATCAGTCCCctccacagctgctccttggttcCCCCCTAGGCTGTCTCCTTTCCACATTTCCACTCTtggttctctctctccttctgggGTCCCCTCTCCTCCGTGTGTCTCCCTCTgttccctctcccctccttcatacacctctaacctttctgttcttctctcttctccctctttctccttcccactccTCTCCCTCTAACGccctcttccctctcctctcttcccttcctgCAGTCTCCgcttctcctctcctccctccactcgcccccccccccttttttttttgctttgtctttctctctgtcctttcCTTCTAGCTTTTCTGGACAGCAATTCCTACTCCACCTGGAGCTGCAGCCCCGGGAACCCGCAGCCTGCCTTCCTCCGCAGcggcttctctctccttcctcccccctctctccttcctgctCTTGCTTCTCTCCACCCGGCCCGCCGGTCCTGCCTCTCTCTCGCTCCCTGTCTTCTACTCGCTTCTTCCTTGGCTCCCACTCACCCTGACGTCACCCTACCCGCAGCCCTCTCAACTAGGTACCCTCGCCCCCGCCCTGAGGCAGCCGCAACTCAGGCTTGGCAGGGGGAGCCGTCTCGGGATCTGCacaccccctcccaccccaacAGGGCGCCACGTGGGGCAGCAGGGGCCACTGCACCAACCTCCAGCCGCCCGCAATGCGAAAAGAAGTGGGCGGGGCCTGGGCGGGGGCGGGACAAATTCAGGGGCGGAGCCAGCTCGCCGACTGACCGACAGGGCTGGCCCTCTGGTCCTGGGCCTGGGATGCCGTGGCCTATCGGTTACCCCCTGTCCTCCCATCAGCCTGTGACTCCTCTACCCTTTCGCCTTCACAGGAGCCCGCCCTGGGCGTGAGCCTGATCGACAGCGAAAGCGGCTTCAGCCAATCGCCGACGGGCTTGCACAGGCGGGGCCGAGAAGAGAGCTGTCCGCATGCTGGTGGTGCTGAAAACAGCGCACTCCAGAGGCATGTGAGGGAGCCCAGCAGAGAAAATCAGTTGAAGGCGCCTGGCAGCTGGCCGGGGGCAAGTTGTATGTAAGAGCAGGGGTCTCCCCAGGCCGTGTCCCGTCACCCTAGATTTCTCACGAACGTGGAAATTCGCCATTttcctgggggagggggaagcccGATCCTCATCAGCCTCTCTGTAAAGGGGAAGAAGTCCCATGAAGGGTCCGGATGTGGGGAGGGGGCATATTGGGGGGCCAGAGCAGGTGCGAACCCAGCTGTGCCGCCTCTCGGCGCCCTGGGAAGAGGACATTCAGATTCCAGATGTGCTGGAATGGTAGGGGGTGTGGGGACGTAATTACTGCTAGGACCGGAGAGTTTCCTTTGCCTCCCCTAGGGGCCGCGGGAGTGAGGGCTACGGTCCTCGCTCAAATGGTCCCTCCTTCCTGCTTCTGCActtcctcctccccccaaaaaataaatcCTAGGCCCCTCCCCTCGACCGTCCCCAGGATCTGACGTGGGCTCCATACCTTTCTCAGCTTCTGCCTCCCGCAGCCCCAGTGCCCGAGCTTCGACTCTCTCGGTTCTGcaaccccctccccttcccactcCTCTCCCGCAGAGCCCTGCTAGAGCCCAGTAGAGATCCTCCGGATTTCCAACCCCACCCCAGAGCTCCGGAAACCGCTTTGCCCCTCCCCACATCCCCAGCTGGAGATTCAGCCAGCCCGGTGGACCCAGGCGCCCAAGCAAGAGGGTAACCCGGGCGACCCGGCCTTTTCGGCCCTCTCGGCCCCACCCCCTGCACTCGGAGCCGCGCCCCCTTCTACCACCGACCGGGGAGCAGAAGACTGAAGAGGTTGGGCAAGGGGGGCCTCTAGGCGCCCCCCAGCCCAATTCCACCCCTCCATCCTAGGAGCACAAAAATTGTCTTCCTTTGGTGACCcctagaaggagaaaaaaaaattaaaggaaagatAAAAGGAGACGGAGGAAAGGTGGCAACTAGATTATTTAGGAGAGGCGCAGAGGAGAGAAATCTGGGTGAGTCGCCATGGGGACCCCCAGGGCCCAGCACCCGCCGCCTCCCCAGCTGCTGTTTCTAATTCTGCTGAGCTGTCCCTGGATTCAGGGTAAGGACAAGGGGATGTGGGGGCGGGCCCGGGGACGGCTTCCAGCGGGGACCTCCGCCCTCCTTTCTCTGAACACCCGCGGGGGAGGAGATGGGCAACGCGGACAGGGAAGGGGCCTGACAAGGCTTTCCGGCTTGTTCCCAGAGCCCCGAACCCCCTCATCTTGAAGCAGTGGAGAAATGAATGAGGGAAGCTTTTAGCAGCATCTTAGGGGTTAAATCCAGGAAGGAGGGCTGGGGAAGTTGGGGCGGGGGGTGTCTGCGGACGTGGCAGAACCACGCTGGATACCTGGGTCGGAGATGGAGGTGCTTGCTGGGAGAGATGCCAGACGCTGCACACACAAATGATCTTAGACATAGGGACAAAGACAGATGGACGGAGACAGAGCTCTGAGACCAGATATTCAGTCCCCTACTCTGACCCCCAGCCAGACTccagagaaggagacagagactgcagataatcagagagagagagggagagaggagggatgCCACACTGAAGACAGAGAAACCTAGACAGAAAGCTGGGACACTGCAGAAGCAAGGGCTGGGAGGCGCTTGCGGCCAGACTTTCCGCAGAGCCCCAGGGTTGGGGGAGAGTGCCAATGAGGTGAAAAGGAAGGCAGCACTGACTGATGCCCCCTCTCTGCCCTGGCAGTGCTGTCCAAGGACCATAAGAGCCAACGTGCTTACTGAAGGCCCAGCAGCCTGGGTGAAAGGCAGAGTGGGAGCACTGGAGTGGGAGGGGCAGCTGGGATCCCCTCCCCCAATCTTGGCTCTCAGCCCATTCTGGGACCCTGTGAGCCCCTGAAGGCCCAGCTGACTGAATAAGAAAGGAGGAAGAGCTCTGGAAAGGACCTTTGTAAAGAaaggaggggctgggggaggaaggggaggggctcACACGACTTCACTTCCTAGGTCTGCCCCTGACGGAGGAGGAGACACTGCTAGACCCTGGAAGTGAGACCCCCACAGTGGCCCCTGAGGCCCTGgctgagctgctccatggggccCTGCTGAGGAGGGGCCCGGAGATGGGCTACCTGCTGGGTGAGGCTCCCAGCGTGGCAGAAgtgatagagacagagagatttgCGGGGCCAGGCTAGAAGAGAGAGAGACTGCAAAAGGGGGTGAGACTCCCCAAAAAGGCCATTGAAAttcagagggagacagagagacagtTGGAGAGAATCAGACAGGGTACAGACAGTCAGAGAGCCAGAGAAATAGAGACAAGGTGATCAAGATACAGGCAgaacaacagacacacacagagaaagacagaTAGAAGCTCAGAACCACACAGATTCAGAGAAATAATGGTGGGAGAGAGAGATCCAGAGAGAGACTAGCAGAGCAACAAAatcaaagagagaaaagaatactATACAGAGAAATAAAGAGCTCCAGAGAGTGCAAAAGAGAGACGTAGAGAAGAAAGGAGTAACCAGGAGACAGCCAGATCTGAACGGGGAGGCTGAGAAAGAGGCTCAAGGAGACAGTTGGGGTGGAAGGGCCTGGGTTGAGAGCTGGGAGGCAAAGAGAGGAGTGATGGTCGGGCTGTGGAAGCCTTGGGAGGAGGGAAGGCGGGGAGCTTGGATAGGGAGGGGAAAGATGGGGGGCCAACAGATTGCGGGGAGGCCTTTTGTGTTCATTAGGGGACCCCCAGTCTCCTTCAGCCTTGACCCACACCCAGGGCTCCAATGTGTTCCTCACATACCCTGACTTTCCTTGCACTGTCCCAGGATCTGATCCAGGCCCTACACTAGCCACCCCTCCAGCCAGCCAGACTCTTGCAGCACCCTCCCTGCTGTGGGCCACTGAGCCAGGGACAGGGCCTCTGACGACAGCCGTGACCCCCAAGGGGGCCAGGGGGGCAGGCCCCACCGCGCCAGAGCTGCTGACCCCACCCCCAGGAACTACAGCCCCACCCTTGCCCAGCCCCGCCTCCCCAGGCCCACCCCTCAGtcctgagggaggggaggaggagaccACCACAACCATCATCACCACGACAACTGTCACCACCACAGTGACCAGCCCAGGTGAGGTGATTAAAAGGGTAGTGTCCAAGGATTCTAGGTTTGGATGGGGGAGCTGGCTTCTGGGAATATGTGGAAAAAGGGGTTCTGAGTACAGTACAAATGGGAGAGAGATGTCTGCATAATACTAATAAGGGCTAACATTATATACTCTTACTCTgtgcctggtggtggagtggataaagcgctgggctgctaaccaaaaggttggccattagaacccaccagcccctccaaggaagaaagatgtggcagtctgcttcagtaaagattatagccttggaaactctatgaggcggttctactttgttctatagggtagctagtgaatcggaattgactgatggcaatggtttggtttgttttggttaatgtgccaaaggagtcctggtgatgcaatggtttagagctcagctaatcaaaaggtctgcagtttgaacctaccagccactctgcggaagaaaagacctgatcacatgctccagtaaagatttagcctaggaaaccttctggggcataggatcactatgagttggaatcgactccatggcacacaacaaaaactatATGCCAAGATCCCTGGATGGCGTAAAATGATTTGCACTCAACTACGAACataaaggttagcggtttgaacaAACCCAGCGGTGCCACGGAAGAAaagcttggagatctgcttctgtaaagattacagccaagaaaaccccattgagcagttctactctgtaacacacggggtcgtcatgagtcagaagtgacttgacggcaacaggtttggtttggttactatgtgccaggcatcttTCTATGTGTTTTATCTGTTTTACAGTTGGGGAAGGGAGTTCTGGGCCCAGATGAGAGAAAGGGCATTGGATAACGATGGTAATGGGAGCTGGGGAGAAGACACCTAAGGACCTCTGGAGTTGATTGGCTGGGAGGACAAGAGCACAGGGGTTCTCTCAACTCCAGCCACTTATTATCCCTCTAGTTCTGTGTAACAACAACATCTCCGAGGGTGAAGGGTATGTGGAGTCTCCAGATTTGGGGAGCACTGCCAGCCGCACCTTGGGGCTCCTGGACTGCACTTACAGCATCCACGTCTACCCTGGCTACGGCATTGAGATCCAGGTAACTGGACCTAAGCATCTGAAACACCCACATCCTTTATTCCGGGCCCAGGAGCGTTCACAGGTTTTGTCTGGGAGCCAGAGAACCTGGGCTGTGTGGCAGCACTCATCCCTCAGCCTGTTTTCTGACTCAGGTTATCTCAAAGACTCTCCTGGAGTCCTACAATTTGACTAATATCAACGTGGTGTTTGGGCCACTACAAACAGAAAGGGAAGGCAGGGGTCTTAGGGAGTCACCCACCCTGACTGACTTGTGCTGGTTTCTATAGGTGCAGACGCTGAACCTGTCTCGGGAGGAGGAACTGCTGGTGCTGGCTGGTGGGGGATCTCCAGGCCTGGCCCCCAGACTCTTGGCCAACTCCTCTATGCTGGGAGAAGGACAGGTTCTTCGGAGCCCAACCAACCGGCTGCTCCTGCACTTCCAGAGCCCGCGGTCCCCTAGAGGCAGTGGCTTCAGGATCCACTATCAGGGTGAGGGTCCTGGTGGAAGGGCACGGGCCACACTGGGCACAGGGGACAGCTCTGGGATCTCTCCAAGCACAGGGAGTTGCTGGGGAATTTTCCCCCGACTGGGGCTCTGGGGAGCAGAACCCTCAAAGGAGACCCATACACACTTGTCTAACCACTCACAGACTTATGTCTGGGTATATACCCATCCAAGTGGCAGTTCATCCATTCACTGAACAAGggtttattgagtgtctactttGGACCAGGCCCTGTGTTAGCCTTGGGGAGAGGAATGAACAGCCAGGTAGAAATCTGATTTCAAGGGACTCAGAATCTaggtagagagacagagaggtaaTCAGGTTGATTATAATTCAATGAGATAAGGACaatgatggaagaaatacaggcagGGGGAGCAAATATCAAAGGAACCTAAGTTTCTTCTAAGGAAGATAGGGAAACTTTCTTGGAGGAAGTGATGTCTAGGTGGAGCTCTAAAGGATGAGTTAGtcaggggaagggaaggaaggagggaaagaggaaggcaggTGTCTAGATGGATGAAAAAGCATATTCCAAGACCAGAGAGGAGAGAAATACGACCCCTTGAGGAACTGAAATAATTCAGCATGAAAGACAGAATTTTCCtagtgtgtgaccttgga
The sequence above is drawn from the Elephas maximus indicus isolate mEleMax1 chromosome 12, mEleMax1 primary haplotype, whole genome shotgun sequence genome and encodes:
- the ASPHD1 gene encoding LOW QUALITY PROTEIN: aspartate beta-hydroxylase domain-containing protein 1 (The sequence of the model RefSeq protein was modified relative to this genomic sequence to represent the inferred CDS: inserted 1 base in 1 codon), whose amino-acid sequence is MKEGRGNRGRHTEERGPQKERENQEXEMWKGDSLGGNQGAAVEGTDGELGGQGNPGLGDTPELLARASLPIMPLWPLPLASSALTLFLGALTSLFLWYCYRLGSQDMQALGAGSRAGGVSGGPGGCSEAGRPSPGSTGDPGEGRRTEGLVSRRLRAYARRYSWAGMGRVRRATQGGPGPGGGLGALGIQRPGLLFLPDLPSAPFVPRDAQRHDVELLESSFPAILRDFGAVSWDFSGTTPLPRGWSPPLAPGCYQLLLYQSGRCQPSNCRRCPGAYRALRGLRSFMSANTFGNAGFSVLLPGARLESRCGPTNARVRCHLGLKIPPGCELVVGGEPQCWAEGHCLLVDDSFLHTVAHNGSPEDGPRVVFIVDLWHPNVAGAERQALDFVFAPDL